In Levilactobacillus brevis, the genomic window TGAATACTACAGAAGCAGCGGATGCACCAGCAGTCAAGTCAGTCGTAGATGCTGTAGCGGCAGCATCCTTATCGTCACTAGCGGTACTAGTTGGATTCATATGTAAAATAGCACCACTCAATGAATGGCTAGCAGTATCGGAAAAGTTCCCCAACTTAGCCGTAACATGCCAACCGGCACCAGACCCGGTGTTGTCGTCAACTGCCAGTTCGGACCCGGCATAGTTGTCCGTCTTATCATTTTCGTTAGCAAAGGTCGCAGATTTCAACCCGTTTTGCGCGGCTGTAGAAGCTTTAGCGCCAGTGAATTGAAAAGATGGTGCTTCCACATCATCGGCATTTTTAGTAAATGTTAAATTTCCCCCGGTGACTTCCACACTCGCAGATTTTTCTGCACTAGTTACCGCCGACGATGAAGTTGCATCCGTTGAACCATCTGCCGC contains:
- a CDS encoding WxL domain-containing protein yields the protein MKIKSGLLTSAIVLGMVAPLTLPVVANAADGSTDATSSSAVTSAEKSASVEVTGGNLTFTKNADDVEAPSFQFTGAKASTAAQNGLKSATFANENDKTDNYAGSELAVDDNTGSGAGWHVTAKLGNFSDTASHSLSGAILHMNPTSTASDDKDAAATASTTDLTAGASAASVVFSAAAGKGLGHSSTDFAGATLDLPSPEYAGHYVADLTYTLTSGPADNPTA